AAGGCTTTCGAGCATTACGATTACAATGACTTCTGAACAGGATTTTGAACTGACCCGTGCAGAAATGCCGACTTGGAGCGTAATCGTCAAGGACTCTATTGGTCCAGTGCCAAGTTTCCCGCTCATCGCCCGCCAGAGCAAAACACTCTCCGAACGCCGCACACAGAAGAACGGTACCGCCACATTCAACCTCCGCAACGTGAACTTTGAAAAAGGTCCGTACGTGATTGTGGTAGAACCGAACCTCCCGCTTGAACTTCTGAAAAAGACCGGTTTAAGAAACACTCTCGAAGTTCCTTACCGCGTGCGCCAGTCTCGCTGCTACGTCAAGATTGATTGCGAAATGATTGCAAATGCCTGCAACGCTCTGGAAAACGCCCTTTCCAAGAAGTCCATTTTTGTGACGACAGAAGAAGACTCTAATGCCCCAGAACTCAAAGTGGATATCGAAAACACCTTTAGAGGCAGACTCGGATTCATTTCGTCCTTTGACTTTACCATCTCCATCAAGGGCGACAAAGTCAACTTCTTCACAACAGCAAAGGGTGTCGGCAGAAACGAAGTCGATGCAACAGTCAGCGCTCTCCGAAAGACGGATTTCACGCCGCTCCAGAAGCAGCTGATGCCGATTTGCGGAAAGTAGTTGGTATGACACCAAACTAAAAATGTATCTTTACAAAGCCGCTGGTTAGCGGCTTTTTCTATGTCAAAAAGAATTTTATCGATACTGTTCATTCTGTTGCTCGCAATACCTGTTGCGGCAAGTTTTAAAGTAAACAAGGCGGGGCTCCCAAAGCGCCCGCAGAACAGTTACGTGTACGATGAAGACCGTTTGCTCACAAAGCAAGAAGTGCTATTCATCAACGTACTTTCTGAAGAGCTTTACAAGAAGGCAGGCTTTGGGCTTGCGGTAGCACTCATCCATGATATCGGCTTTGCAGACTTTAGAGATTACGCTTTGAACATTGCCGAAAGCTGGGGCGTTGGCGGCAAATCGAACGAAGGCGTCCTGATTTTTGCGGCGATGAAACAGCACAAGCGCAGTGTCGAAGTCGGTTACGGCGCCGAAGGTTACTTGCCCGACGTGCTCGTGGAACGGCTCCAGCAAAAGACAATTGTCCCTGCATTTAGGGTTGAAAAATATGGTCAAGGAGTCATAACGCTCGCTTGGGAAATTGCGCAAGTCGTCGCCAAGGAAAAAGGCATCACGCTTGAAGTCAATACCGACCAGCTCCCGCAAGAAGAAGAAAACAGCCCATTCGGACTCGCACTCATTATTTTCGTGATTCTGTTCCTGCTTGTTTCGAAGAATGGCGGCGGACGCGGAAATGGTTGTCTCTGGTTCTTGCTCGGGAACGCCCTCAGCAACAGCAGTCGTGGCCACCACCGCGGTGGTTTTGGCGGTGGATTTGGAGGATTTGGCGGAGGCGGCTTTGGTGGCGGTTTCGGCGGTGGATTTGGTGGAGGCAGTTTTGGCGGAGGCGGCTCCGGCGGAAGCTGGTAATTTAGAGGTTCCCTTATGAGAAAGATTTTAAGCGTTGCAGAATTTCAGAATTCAGAATGGCCGAAGCTTTTTGAAGAAGCGCTCGGCGACAACCTCGTTTCAGCATTCATTCACGGCGATTGCCTTATGGAAGGATTCTCCTCGCTGGAATCCACGTGGACCGTCAGCTTTATTCTAAAGTCCAATTCCGTCGAGGACTTGCTCCCGTTGCAGAAGCTCACAGCAAAAGCAAAGCGTGAAAACATCGAGTTCAACCATGTGTTTACCCGTTACGAAATCAAGACTTCACAAGACGTGTTCCCGCTGGAATTTTTGCATATCAAGAGCCGAAATGTAACGATTTGTGGCGAGGCGCCGCTTGCAGACTTTTACCCGAACCTCGCAGAACTGCGTATGGAATGTGAACGCGAACTGCGCGGGTTGCTCGTACATTTACGCCAATTTTTTCTTTACCTCAAGGAATACCGCAATCCGCACGAGATTTATGTGCGTTCAACAATAACGCTCCTCCCCTTGCTTTACGGAGTCTATTACCTTTCGACAGGCAAATATCCCGAAAATCACGAACAAGTTTACGAGATGTTCCCGGGCGTGCGCATTCCAAACATGACCGATGACAAAAACGTGATTATATCAAACATCAACAAGCACATCGAAGCTGTGATGACAATCGTCAATCAAGTCGATGCGATGAAAGTTTAATCCGTCGTTTTGCGGTAGGCTTTGGGCGAAACTCCGACGAGGCGCTTGAAGAATTTTCCAAAGAACGAAACGTCCGGGAAGTTCAGAATCTTGGAGACTTTCTGGATGTCTCTGGAAGACGAGCGCAACAGAACTTTCGCATCGAGCGCGATGTGTTCGTCAATCCAACGCTTGGCATTCTTCCCGGTCTGCTCTTCGGCAACGGCAGAGAGGTACTTCGGCGTAATCCCAAGTTCATCGGCGTAAAACTTCACGGAATGCTGTTCGCGATGATGTTCGACAACGAGGTCAATAAACTGCGCGAATAGCACCTGACCACGACTTTTGACCACATCCGTAGCAATAGGCTCGTCTACAATTCCAATGCACTCATACAAAAGCGCAATCAAATGATTCTTGAGAACCTGCAAACGGCAAGCGTTCGTTTCCGTCGTTTCAAACTTTTTCTTCAAAAATTCAAAGCTTGCATTCAATTGATCAAACTTAACTTTATCAAGCTGCTGTAAAGGATTTTCACGATACCGCAAAATAAGCCGCGTATTATCGTCAAAACGAATGATCAATTCATCAATCATGTTCTTGGAGCAAGCAATGCACACCGGGTCAAAATCGGCAGAAGCCATCTTGGCCCGTAACACCTGTTCCGGGAACACGACAAACAAGGCTCCCGCTTCAAGGTGATAAGTCTTAAGGTCTAGTTCTACATCCACAGAGCCGCGTTTCACCAAGAGAAGCACCGCCGCCTGAACTTTTACATAATTTTCAAGCCCGAATTCCTTAAGACTGGTAAACATGGCAATCTTATCGGGCAACACGTTTGCTTGACGCAGAAAATTCAACATCGAAAAATCCGCAGTGCGGATATTCGCATTCTTATGAAAAGGAAGGTCATTCATTATATAAACATCATAGCAAAAAGTAGAATGAATGTCAATGGATCCCCTCCCTAACGGTCGAGGATGACATTTCTAATAACTAGTAACTAAGGACTAATAACTCCATTAAAACAGTTTGTAGCTGAAGTACAGGGTGTACGCAAAGACGCCTCGGCTCATCGGTTCAAAAAATTCGGAGGAGTAAGCGGCGACCTTGGCATAAGTATCCAGGCGCCCACCAATAGAAATCTTATCCGTCAAATCGTATTCCATCGTAATATAGTTCTTCAACAACATGTCCCAGCCGTCAGCACCATAGTGCGGTAGCGAGCCCGGAATGGTATGCAGAGCATCAACCACGGTTTTCGTCTTTACACGGAAACGGTTTCCAACCAAAAGTTCCAAGCCCAACACATATTTCGCACCCATGTTGTACTGGTAATTGTCCATATCCGACTCATATTCTGGATGCACCGCCCGGATCAGGTCATCGTAGCCCATATCCGTTGTACCAAGCAATATGAAATAAATCTGGTGATACATGCGGAATCTCAATGACGGCAAAAGCCAAAGCGAAAAATCGATACCCGTTCCAAGAGAAATCGTCCCAACCGTCGCGAAGTCGCCGTAGAACGTGCTGTAATCGAGATATGTCGCAAAGTCGACCCAGTGACCACGGCCATGAACACCTGCATTCGTGAGTTTGCCCGTCACGTCAAGCTGGAAAAGCGTCCCGTCTGGACCAACTTCACCTCGAGTGTACAAATTAAAATAATCGAACGGACGCTTGACTTTCCGGAACGGCTTGCCATATTCTATTTCGGCACCGTACATGATATGCTTATCATCCCAGCGTTGGTCCAAGTCATCTTCGTTGCGGCCACCATAGCGGTAGATGTTACCAAAGTGCGAACCTGTTCCTAAAAAGATGGACATGTCCACCGGCGTATTCCCCGTAATACCATCTCGATTGCCAAAAACTTTTCTTTGTAAGTAAGCCGAGTGAGCAAAGCCAAATGCGGCAACTTGCTTGTACCAAGAAGATTCTTCAACGCCGTAAAATTTTCGCGAAAGCCTGTAAAGAACTTCACCATACACGGCACCACCAATTGATGTAGCAAGCAAGTCATTAATGGACGGGTATTCCGTTTCGGCAAACATTTCCCACGTGTAGCTTCCTAGCGCCGTAAACAACAAGCTTCCATAAAATCCGTAGCCTGCGCCACGTGCAAAGTTGTAATAAGTTGCCCCTTGGTAAGGATGTCCGTAAAAGTTAATCGCCCAATGGTTGTGGTCCCATTCCCACCCTTCTTTAAAATTGCGTTTCCAATAGCTCGGTCCTGTGCGTGCATAATTTTTATCTAGCACATAGCGGTCCCATGCCCAGATAAAGCCGTTAAAACCAAATACCTCGCCCAAGACGATAAACGGGGAAACTTCTTTAGGCTTGTCCAACGCATCGATTTCTAGCGTGTCTTCGAACGTCGTGTTCGTTATCGAATACATGACGTTAATGGAATCTTCGGGAAGCGTTTGAGACGGGACAGAAAACAAAGGAATCACGCCCTGCGAGATATCCATGCTCAATGCGGTTACAGACAAAAATAATAGCGATGACAACAGTTTGCGAAACATATCACTCTCTCTTTTTTCGCAAAAGCTAAAACTTTGTCAAAAAATTTAAAGAGGAGTCTCGACGACTCCCCTAAAGTAGAGAATGAACGACAAATATTTAAGATAAATGGTTACTTCGACTTGAGCAAATTATCGAAGTAGACGATTGTCTTTTCGAGGCCCTGGCGAAGCGGAATGGTCGGTTCCCACTTGAGAGCACTCTTCGCAAGCGAAATGTCCGGACGGCGCATTTTGGGATCGTCACCCGGTAGCGGCTTGTAGACAATCTTGCTCTTGGAACCCGTAAGCTCAAGCACTTCCTTCGCAAGTTCGAGCATCGTGAATTCGCCAGGATTACCGATGTTCACCGGTCCGATAATCTTGTCCTGATTCATCATGCGGACAAAGCCTTCGATGAGGTCGTCCACGTAGCAAAAGCTACGCGTCTGGCTACCATCACCGTAAATGGTAATGTCTTCGCCATTGAGCGCCTGGACAATGAAGTTCGAAACCACGCGACCGTCGTTCGGGAGCATGCGCGGACCGTACGTATTGAAAATGCGAACAATGCGGATGTCGACCTTGTTCTGGCGGTGGTAATCCATAAAGAGCGTTTCGGCGACGCGCTTGCCTTCGTCATAGCAGCTGCGGATGCCGATGGGATTCACGTTTCCCCAGTAGTCTTCGGTCTGCGGGTGTACAGCAGGGTCACCGTAAACTTCACTTGTAGAAGCCTGCAAGATGCGGGCTTTCACGCGCTTTGCGAGACCGAGCATGTTGATTGCGCCCATGACGCTTGTCTTGATGGTCTTTACCGGGTTGAACTGGTAATGGATCGGGCTTGCCGGGCATGCCAAGTTGAAAATGCGGTCCACTTCCAAAAGGATCGGTTCGGTCACATCGTGACGGATGAGTTCAAAGTTGCGGTTGTCGCGCAGGTGGGCAACGTTAGCCATACGACCTGTGAAGTAATTGTCCAGGCAAATGACTTCGTGACCGTCATTCAAAAGTCTTTCGCAAAGGTGACTTCCTAAGAATCCAGCACCACCAGTAACTAAACAACGCATAAAAACTCCCATAAAGCGTCTAGATGTAAAAAATATAGTAAAGGAGATGCCCGCTCAAGGCGGGCATGACAGCTAGATGGCGGGGCAATCCCGCCATGACAAATTCGAATTAAATTCTCATCGAGATGTCGAGAGCCTTGACGCTATGCGTGAGGGCACCGACAGAGATGAAGTCGAGGCCGAGCGTAGCAATCTGCTTCGCGCGTTCGAGTGTCATGTTGCCAGAACCTTCCACAAGCACCTTGTCGCCACTTTCCTTGATAATCTTCAAGGCTTCGGCCATCATTTCGTTGCTCATGTTGTCGAGCATGATGACATCGACACCCTTGTTGAGAAGAGCGCGGAGCTGGTCGAAGTTTTCGACTTCCATTTCGACCATCAAGCCCTGCTTGTTGTTCTTCTTGACAACTTCAAGAGCTTCGAGCACGCCACCAGCAGCTGCAATGTGATTGTCCTTCACGAGCACCATATCAAAGAGACCCATGCGGTGGTTGGAACCACCACCGACGCGAACGGCGTACTTCTGCAAAGTGCGGAAACCCGGAATTGTCTTGCGAGTATCGAGCACCTTGGTCTTACCGCCCTTCAAGGCTTCCTGGAACGTGTGAGCCACAGTTGCCACACCAGAGAGCTGCTGGATGAAGTTCAAAAGCGTACGTTCGCCCGTCAAAAGTTCATGAGTCGTGCCATCAAGTTCGGCAATCAGGTCGCCTTTCTTCACGACGTCACCATCATTCTTGTGGAGCGTCACCTTGGCGTTTGCCTTGAGTTCCTGGAACACGAGTTCAATAATCGGGAGGCCGGCGAGCACGCCATCTTCTTTGGCGATGAGGCGGGCATGCTGTTTCTGGTCAGCAGGAATAGTCCATTCACTAGTCACATCGCCCGTGCGAACGTCTTCCGCCAAAGCGAGGCGGATCATGGTCAAAGCATCTTCGGTTGGGAATACTGGAGTAGAATTATCGCCGTACATTACTGTGCGCCTTTTCCGGTTAAAACAACGTAAACTGTTCGTACAAGAATCTGGAAGTCCAAAAGCAAGCTCATATTCTCGTAGTAATACATATCGTACTGGAGCTTGATCTGCACATCTTCGATGCTCGTATCATAATGGTGGCAAACCTGAGCCCAGCCTGTGAGGCCCGGTTTCATCTTGAGGCGGCTGATGTAGAACGGAATCTGTTCACGGAGCTTGCCGATAAACACAGCGCGTTCCGGACGCGGCCCCACCATGCTCATGTCGCCTTTCAAAACACAAAGAATCTGCGGAAGTTCATCAATGCGGGTCTTGCGCAAGAAGCGTCCAATTCGCGTAATGCGCGGGTCCTTCTTGGTGGCCCACTGGGCACCGAACTTTTCGGCATCGGTACGCATCGTGCGGAACTTGTAGACCGTAAACGGCTTGCCATAAAGACCAATGCGTTCCTGCGAATAGAAAACAGGACCATGGTCATCGAGCTTAATCGCAATAGCAGCAAACAAGCAGACCGGGAGAGACAAAAGTCCGAGGAACAAGCCAAAAGCAATATCGATAATGCGCTTGACACGCACCTGCCAAAGCGGCATCGTAAACGCAAAAAGTTCCTGCAGTTCAAAACCGTAAACGAGGTTTGCCTTAAAGCGTCCATTCACAACGCTATACAATTCAGGAACAATATAAATGTGGAGCGGGAGTTCACAAATCCAGACGAGCACACGCATAATCTCTTGCGGAGACGTACTTTCGTGCGCAATGATAATGCCGCTGACCTTGTACTTCTTGACAAGAGCAGGCAAATCAGAATACTTGCCGAGAACCGGAACCTTCGCAAACTTTTTCGGCAAGACTTGATAGCGTTCATCGACAAAGCCCACAACACGCTGACCACGAGCCGGAGTCTTTGCCAAATCTTCAGCAATCTTTTTACCCGCTTCTGTAGCGCCAAGCACGAGGATGTTGTTCGCCCCATAACCCTTACGGAGCAAAGCCCGCAAGAAGATGTAGATGAGCATACGGAACAGGCCAACAAGCAAAATAGCAAGGCCGCCATATATAAATATCCACGGGAACCGAGATCCATAGAGATAGCCCTCGCTGAGCGGTTGGTTCGTGAAGACCTTCCCCATGAATTCAGCACCAAAAAGACAGACAATCACCAAGACCACACCAATCACGACAGCCCTGAGGACGCGCAAGACTTGGTGCGTTCTTGAAAGCAACAACCAGGAGCGATACAATCCGGCAAAGGTAAATAGAGTAAGCCACCCGATATTCAAGACTAGTCCGTACTGCCAATAGCTTTCGAACGTCTTGGTCGGGTCAAACTTATCTACAATCCAACCACTATGGAACTGAACCCAAAACGCCAAGGCGAAACAAATCGACAAAGCGGCAAAATCCGAGAGGATTAAAAGAATTCGTTCCAAAGTAGTTGCGCGAATCATATACGACCTTTAATTAAGCGAGAAAGCGGATGACCTGGCTTTTCTCAACGATTTCGGAGAGAGAGTTCACTGCGTCGACAGCCTTGGAGAGCTTGCTATCGAGAGTCTTTTCCGTAATGACGACGATGGACACCTTGCCCGGGTCGTTCACGTTCTTCTGGATAATCGTTTCGATAGAGATGTTGTTGTCTGCAAGGATCTTCGTAATCTTGGCGAGCACACCGCAAGCGTCACGGGACGTGAAGCGGAGGTAGTAGCGGGCGCTAGTTTCGGAGATCGGAACGAGCGTTGCAGAGTTTTCGACGTTGAACCAGCCCATCGGGAGTGCCTTGCGGCTGCCCTGGTCGGTAGAACGAGCGAGGGACACGAGGTCTGCCACGACTGCAGATGCGGTCGGGAGGCGGCCAGCACCGGCACCGGTCTGAACCGTTTCGCCGAGGTTGTCGCACTTGAGGTAAACAGCATTGATGACGCCGTTCACGTTAGAGAGCAAGTTAGTGTTCGGAACGAAGCACGGATGGACACGGGCGTCCACGCGGTCGCCATCGCGGTGGTAGATGCCGAGGAGCTTCACGCAGCAGCCAAGTTCCTTGGCGAATGCGATATCCTGGGCGGTAATCTTGGAAATACCGGTAACGTGAATCTTTTCGAAGTCCACGCGCTTGCCGCTGCAAAGGCTAGCAAGGAGGGCGGTCTTGTGGGCGGAGTCGATACCTTCGATATCAAAAGTCGGGTCAGCTTCAGCAAAGCCGAGCTTCTGGGCGTCCTTCAAGACGACGTCGAAGTCGAGACCTTCTTCGGCCATGCGGCTGAGGATGTAGTTGCAAGTACCATTGATAATGCAGCTGAGGCTTTCGACCGTAGAGCCAACGAAGCCTTCCTGGACGCTGCGGATGATAGGAATGCCACCGCCAACAGCAGCTTCGAACAGGACATGCAAGCCCTTCTTTGCGGCGAGCGGGAAAATTTCGTGACCGTACTTGGCGAGGAGAGCCTTGTTGGCCGTCACCACATGCTTACCGCTTTCGAGAGCAGCGAGGATCCACTTGCGCGGCATGTTGTAGCCACCAGCGAGTTCCACGAGCACGTCGATATCGTCGCCAGCAATCATTTCGTCGGCATTGGTCGAGACCTTGTAGCCCTTAGCCTTGTACGGGGCAACTTCTTCTTCGGACTTAGCGCAGATGCAAGCGAGCTGCAGTTCAACGCCAAGCTTTTCCTTATATTCGGCAATCTTCTGTTCAAGAATCTGAATGACACCACCACCAACGGTACCCGTGCCAATTAAACCAATACGCAACATATAGCGTCTCCATTTTAAATTTTACGCGCTATAATGTAGTAAAAAGTCACTCCAAAGTTTTTAACAGAGAGTCCAGACGATGGGTCATTTGCATGGCACCAGCACGGCAGAGGTGATCATCGTCATAACTCATTCCTTCCAGGTAATCATGTTCCCCCATTTTATGCTGGTCAAAGAAGGTAAAATTGCTGTATTTCTGGGTCAAAGCATCGAGTCGTTCTAGAATTTGCGGAGCATCGCTGTTACGGAGCCCATATTTTCCATAAGCATTCGATTCCTTGTAATTGGGATTCTGCGGGAACTCCACACCGATAACCTTGATATTTCTTTCAGCAGCCAATTCGATAATATCGGTCAAGTAACCCAAAGTTTCTTCAAGACGGACAAGCCCCGTATCAAGCCATCCAATATCCTTTTCGGCATGTGCACTCGACCTCCAGTCGCTACAACTGTTCAAAGGCATATACCCCCGTTCGGTCAAATTGGCAGCATACGAGGAAACCTTGGGCACATCATGCGTCATTTCCTTAAGACCTTCAGGAACGCCAGACTTCCAGAAATCGTGATTGGCATCGTAGACATACCCTTTGATTTCTGGGCTATAAAGGTAAAAGAAGCTGTTCACTTTGCCAAGCCAGAGCCTATCCAAGCTTATGCCAACGATTATATACTTCAACTTCTTAAAGTGAGGCAATACGTAATTGACCGCAATATAATGCGTACTGTGAAGATTGCCATGCGCACTAGCTAAATTTACCACGTAGAACTGATCGCTAAACAATTTGGGAATAACCCCATGATGCGATCTGGACGATCCGAAAACGACGACATCCGCAGTATCCCAATAAGTCCAGACAAGCTCCATCTTGTAGCTCCAATGCGCTTCCTGGAACTCATTGTTTTTGGCATAAAAACCTGCGCTATCCTCATCAAGTTCAAAGAATTCCACTAGTTCTTCCGAAGAACTGCTGAAGAAATCACTAGAACTACTCGATTCTCCTGAGCTGCTAGAATCATCGCTTGAAGAGCTCGATTCCCCGGAGCTACTGGAGTTTTTACTGCTGCTTGATTCTGCGCCGCTAGAACTCGAGCCTTTGCCGTCATTGCGAGAACTCGAAGAGTTCGAAGCAATCTCTTTACTACTACTGGATACTTTGCTTGAACTGGAAAGGGTCTGCTTTTTCCCCTGAATCCAGAGGTTCGGGTACCATAATTCTTCGCCTTCAACAAGATTTGTAACAGAACTATCCGCCAAGTGGACAAGAACAATCTTCGTGTGAGCTCCATCTGCATTTGTAAGAGTCGCCACAAGATTCTGGTTCACACGACCCGTTGCCCATTCGGAATGATCAAATACAAAACCCGAAGGTGCCCTCACACTTTGAACAAGATTTCCAGAGCTGTCCGCAATAAACAAATACTCGTGGACTCTGTATTTTTCGCCCACAAAATTTTTGCCAGTGCTACCACCAAAATCAAGAAAAGCCGTACGCTTACTATAATCCTTCGCAAGCGATACATTGCACGCCTGTTCCTTATTATACCAGATTTTCTCTTTTTTATAGACACGAGCACGGAGAATTTTCGACCCTGTAACCGCAAGCGACTCGTCTTCACTGATACCGCCATGGAACGAACCGTCGAACAACTTTACCGGCGTTCCGAACTTTCCATTCATAAACGGCACTTGCCAAGTACTTGCACTTTTGAAGGTACTCTCGTTAGAATTATCCCCTGCTTTGGTCACGTAGGTAATAACAGTATCTCCATTAGCGAGCACGCTCCAGCGAGGGATAGCAGCACTCTTGACATCAAGTTTTACAAGACCGGACCCCTTTGGATCCAAATTTCGGACGTAAAGCCGGGAAGTTTGGTCGATACCTTCTATACCCGTACAGAACGCCACTTTTTTCCCATCCGGAGAAATATCGGGATGATAAGCAGGAATCGTATCCACAATTTCCACTATATCTTTTTCATTTGTATAATCTATATAGTTGAGGTTGCCCGTAACCTCGTTTTTAAAGACAAGCTTTACTTTAGAAGTCTTTGTGTAATCCCACAGTTTCAGCGCTGATAAAACAATTCTAATAGGAGAACTTACTTCCTTTCCGTCTTGGTCTAAAAAAGTCGCATTAGGGATTGCGCCAAGCGCCAAACGGAACCCAACATGGTCATCATAAGTAGACGGACTTACAGGATACGTCCCCCCTCTTGAATAAAGGTTTGACGAAGATCCACCCTTGATAATACGTTCATCGGCGCCATTTGCACTGGACGCACCCGCAAAATTTGTCACGATCTCATTTTTGAAAAGACCTTTGTAGTCGTTGACAAACTCCTTCTCTTCTTCAAAACAATCCGAACATTTATCATCTTCAGAAGCTACCTTCACCCATTCAGCTTCGGTCGGGAGCCTATAGCCCATCCTATCGAGATGGAACGAAAAACCTGCAAGATTCACACAATGTCCATCTCTATCAAATTCCACACTTGAATATTCATAGACCGTATCCAAATCATCCATTTTGCTTTTTTCATTAGCAAAGAGAACAGCATCAAAAAAAGTCACATTGACTACAGGCACGCTATCCGAGCCACAATCGATGCGTTTTTCAGCAACCGACTTAAATTCACCACAAGTTACCTTATGGACATCCATCCAAAAATCATAGTCCAGCAAGACCTTCATTTCCGGAGATTCGTCTATTTTGGCACCACTCTTATTTGTTCCTAGTGTAACGGTATCTTTTGACCCTTCGACAAGCAACATTTGCCTATGAACGTCCGAAGACGGAATACCCTCGGCTGGATAACTCCCTCCATCCGAAAAACACCCCCAAAAAAA
This is a stretch of genomic DNA from Fibrobacter sp. UWB13. It encodes these proteins:
- a CDS encoding TIGR02171 family protein, producing MTVRLFWVLIFAGFFWGCFSDGGSYPAEGIPSSDVHRQMLLVEGSKDTVTLGTNKSGAKIDESPEMKVLLDYDFWMDVHKVTCGEFKSVAEKRIDCGSDSVPVVNVTFFDAVLFANEKSKMDDLDTVYEYSSVEFDRDGHCVNLAGFSFHLDRMGYRLPTEAEWVKVASEDDKCSDCFEEEKEFVNDYKGLFKNEIVTNFAGASSANGADERIIKGGSSSNLYSRGGTYPVSPSTYDDHVGFRLALGAIPNATFLDQDGKEVSSPIRIVLSALKLWDYTKTSKVKLVFKNEVTGNLNYIDYTNEKDIVEIVDTIPAYHPDISPDGKKVAFCTGIEGIDQTSRLYVRNLDPKGSGLVKLDVKSAAIPRWSVLANGDTVITYVTKAGDNSNESTFKSASTWQVPFMNGKFGTPVKLFDGSFHGGISEDESLAVTGSKILRARVYKKEKIWYNKEQACNVSLAKDYSKRTAFLDFGGSTGKNFVGEKYRVHEYLFIADSSGNLVQSVRAPSGFVFDHSEWATGRVNQNLVATLTNADGAHTKIVLVHLADSSVTNLVEGEELWYPNLWIQGKKQTLSSSSKVSSSSKEIASNSSSSRNDGKGSSSSGAESSSSKNSSSSGESSSSSDDSSSSGESSSSSDFFSSSSEELVEFFELDEDSAGFYAKNNEFQEAHWSYKMELVWTYWDTADVVVFGSSRSHHGVIPKLFSDQFYVVNLASAHGNLHSTHYIAVNYVLPHFKKLKYIIVGISLDRLWLGKVNSFFYLYSPEIKGYVYDANHDFWKSGVPEGLKEMTHDVPKVSSYAANLTERGYMPLNSCSDWRSSAHAEKDIGWLDTGLVRLEETLGYLTDIIELAAERNIKVIGVEFPQNPNYKESNAYGKYGLRNSDAPQILERLDALTQKYSNFTFFDQHKMGEHDYLEGMSYDDDHLCRAGAMQMTHRLDSLLKTLE